Within Thermococcus sp. Bubb.Bath, the genomic segment TCTACCTCAAGGCCTTCCGCTACGGCATGCCACCACATGGAGGCTTCGGACTTGGAGCCGAGAGGCTCATCAAGCAGATGCTTGACCTGAATAACATCAGGGAAG encodes:
- a CDS encoding amino acid--tRNA ligase-related protein, whose product is YLKAFRYGMPPHGGFGLGAERLIKQMLDLNNIREVILFPRDRRRLTP